Below is a window of Plutella xylostella chromosome 15, ilPluXylo3.1, whole genome shotgun sequence DNA.
tcggtaaAGATACTACTAAACTTGAACTTACTTAGGATTTTTCACAAATTATTCAGTGAGATCAGATGTAAGTCGTTGACTGCCCATGGGGCATCAGACGTATACATGGCCAAGGCCTTCTATACAGCCCTAAATGCACCAATTGCTAACAATTCCCTTCTAGAACATTCCAGAACGTACCATCCGCGAACATTGTCGGGCGAGTCGCATCGCTGCGTCTCCTCGTTGTAGACCTCTCCAGTCTGGCAGCCGAGGTCGCGGGGCTCCACTCCGTTGAGGCACACGTAGAACCGCTGGCAGTCGTTGGGGTGCGGGAACTTGGGGTGAGCCACGATCTGGCCCTGAGCGTCGACTAGCGCCTGCTTGGGGCACTCGAAGCCGTCCTTCAGTTTCTCTGTGGGAGACGATGGTTATTagtaaagtcaaagtcaaagtcgtataaatataaaaaattatgaacgtaatttttttacaaactatttCAAACAAAAAGTGCACCTTTTTGTCTTTGGTAAAAACGGAGACAAGTAATACTGCATGTGTGTAATACTGCATGTGTTATGATAGACTATTTGATGATGAAGTTACTTTTGATAAAATTGTGTGTATGTTAAGGCTGAAGGTAATGATGAAGACTTGCGGTGTTACctcatttatttaggtaacAGTTAGACTGAGatatgttgttgttgttgttattcctatggcaccccagaggtgcagagggtctccactaacgtccgccacttccgcctgAGATATAGTAAGCTataatttaaatcataatttaattcCATGCTACGATTGATTATGGCGATACTGTACGCATGAAATATCGTgtctacatatttataataaaattaacattactCCGCAGTTTCTGCAACCCAAACTGAGTCTAGTCTTCAGATAAACCAAACCGCCGCGGCGCTATTACACCAAACAAAAATTTACTCATGTTACTACAAGTACTTACTCTCTTGAACGTTGCACCCCTGACGGCCGGCCGCATCAGGCCACACGCAGGTGCCCGAGTACTCGTCGAAGTGCAGTCCGGCGGTGCACTTGGTCTCAGTGACTTCGCCCTCGATGCAGTTGTAGAAGACATTGCAGACGGCAGGGTCGGGGTGGGCGAAGAAACCGTTGCGGCGCGGGCACTGAGCGGTGGGCTTGGGGGGCTCTGGAAGGGTAAAGGAGAGGTTAAGCGAAGTTGACATTGTGATAGAGATGGACAAATACTTTTGGAAAAATGGATAGGGGTTAAAACGTTGCTTCACAGGGTTGACTTGAAGGAAAGTTGAAGGATTGATCACATGTTGCAGCTCCTTGGGAAAAGCCAAAGCTACAAA
It encodes the following:
- the LOC105386546 gene encoding protein obstructor-E, translating into MKVFVALAAVCAIASAQSSFKCPAKDGQYEDDRQCDKFYECVDGVATVKLCPDGLVFDPTIRKINKCDQPFNVDCGDRTELQPPKPTAQCPRRNGFFAHPDPAVCNVFYNCIEGEVTETKCTAGLHFDEYSGTCVWPDAAGRQGCNVQEKKLKDGFECPKQALVDAQGQIVAHPKFPHPNDCQRFYVCLNGVEPRDLGCQTGEVYNEETQRCDSPDNVRGCEDWYKDAEEAAPTPKSSRS